Genomic DNA from Pempheris klunzingeri isolate RE-2024b chromosome 22, fPemKlu1.hap1, whole genome shotgun sequence:
TACTGATGAGGTacaggaagtactgcagtactgatgAGGTACaagaagtactgcagtactgatgAGGTacaggaagtactgcagtactgatgAGGTacaggaagtactgcagtactgatgAGGTACAGGAAGTACTGATGAGGTacaggaagtactgcagtactgatgAGGTACAGGAAGTACTGATGAGGTacaggaagtactgcagtactgatgAGGTACAGGatgtactgcagtactgatgAGGTACaagaagtactgcagtactgatgAGGTacaggaagtactgcagtactgatgAGGTacaggaagtactgcagtactctgtagTATAAGTACTCTGTGGTATAAATACTCTGTGGTATAAGTACTCTGTGGTATAAGTACTCTGTGGTATAAGTACCTTGTGACTAGTACTTCCTCCTCcctgtgttgctgctgcaggcCGTCGGACTGAAGGATGCTGGGGCtcaggtgcattgtgggtaggCTGCTGACAGGAGGAAGACTCCTGAGGAGCCTCCCTCTGGTCCACAGGTCGTCCGTCTCGTCTTCCTCGCCGACCTCAGACGCTCGGCGGCTCGGACCGGTCCCGCGTCCTCGCCGCGGTCTTCCCCAGCGGACCCCGAGGCGCTTCCTGTCGGGGGGGCCGGACCCGCCCGGCTCCGCGGCGCCGGCGAAGCTGAAGCTGAGGACTCGGCTGGCGGCGACGCTGCTGGTGGGCGGCGGGCTGCTGGGCGCCTGGTGGTGGGTGCACTCGGAGAAGCAGGAGCAGCTGCGGCGGCGGCGGGTGGAGCAGCTGCGGCAGGTGGCCGTGGGCCGGGGCACCTTCAGCCTGCTGGACCACCGGGGCCGGCGCCGCACCAAGGAGGACTTCCTGGGCCGCTGGGTGCTGCTGTACTTCGGCTTCACGCACTGCCCCGACATCTGTCCCGACGAGCTGGACAAGCTGAGCGCCGTGGTGGCGGCGCTGGACCAGGACGCCTCGCTGCCGCAGATCCAGCCCGTCTTCATCACCGTGGACCCGGAGAGGGACGACGTGCCGGCGCTGGCCCGCTACGTCGAGGACTTCCACCCCCGTCTGATCGGCCTGACGGGAACGCCGGAGGAGGTGAAGCACGCGGGGCGGGACTACAGGGTGTACGCCAACGCCGGGCCCAAGGACGAGGACGGGGACTACATCGTGGACCACACCATCCTGATCTACCTGATCAGCCCGGACGGACTCTTCCTGGATTACTACAACCGGATGAAGAACCAGGACCAGATCGCAGAGAGCATCAGGAACCACGTCAAGACCTACGTCAGACTGTGAAGGAGCCAGAGTCCAGGAGGACACAGAGACCCTGTAGGGGGCAGAACCCCCAGACTGTCTGCCTTCTCACACCACATAGACCTGGACTGGACAGTTAACCCGGGTTAACCTGGGTCCTGGACTGGACAGTTAACCCGGGTTAACCTGGGTCCTGGACTGGAGGCTCCACGCTGATGTTCTACCTGGTTAAACGTCCATTAGAGGCTTTGATGTTCTAGAAGAACATGTGATGTTGGTCTGGACCCTCATGGTTAACCTGCCTGGAGCGAACTACAGGGGCCGTCAGCTCCTCTGTAGCAGCCACTGACTGTCAGGACTCATGAAACCTTATCTATCAGGTTGGAGTGAAATAAAACTGTTGTGTTTATCAGCTCGTGTTCGGTCTCATTGTTCTAACGAGGCGGCGGCGGCGCTCCGTTACCCATCATGCAACACCTGAGGAAACTACAGATGTGGCTGCTTGAGACGAAGGAAGTTGAGTGAAAAACACTGAACGTCCTccatcaggtgtgtttgagttaTTCAGACCTTCTCCTCACCTGACACCCTCATGTCCACCTCAACCAAACTCTTTGTGCTTTTCTGTTCTCTCACATGTAGTTTTAATGTTTCCTGTCTAGTTTCTGtgttaattattaaattaaagctgcacatGGGTGAGAACAAACACTCTGTTCTTAacatctttacatttatttgttctaAAAACAGGAGACGTCAGCAGCAGCGTCCGCTCGTTAAATGCTGACGTGTGTTTAAAACCTGAAAATCAACCAGCAGCAAAATAAATTCAACACTGAGCGTTTTAATTCCAAAGTCATCGTCATAATCTACATGAAGTTCACGGGGAGACGGATCATGATTCACTCGTCGGCTGAAAGAGTTCAGACTAAACCTCTGATGGTGGAGCTCACGTCGTTTCGGTCGAAGCCGGCAGGGTTTTGAATCTGTCCGTCGCTCTGTGAGTGCTGAGCAGCGTCAGTCCCATCGAGTCCACGCTGTCCTCCAGACCGTCGGCGCTGTCGATGTCCACCGTGTAGTCGTTGGCctgagacacaaaacacaccctGTTTCTAAACCTGGACCAGACCGTTACTCTGACAGCATGagggaaaggatccctgcagagagagacctggaagatccttttggtttaaccacaaacagcacacacaccagactacattcactaaaacagggattttagagaacaggacacaggagctgctgctctgctgctgcctccatcagtcagtgtgtttgtgttgttgtgagactttggtgttttaaaggatcagttcagctccaacacaatatctgtgtatcacacagtaacacagacacactgactgatggaggcagcagcagagcagcagctcctgtgtcctgttctctaaaatccctgttttagtgaatgtagtctggtgtgtgtgctgtttgtggttaaaccaaaaggatcttccaggtctctctctgtagggatcctttccatgatgctgtcacacacttagaataacactctgagcctgtcagtggatcaaacaagctcttttagtggacctactgtgatctcctggaccagttccaacacttttagtaccctccagtcattcagacaggacatggacagagaggactCAGGGTTAGAAACACTTGGTGTGTTCTGactttaacacatttaaatttgACTGTTAGAGCAACACAATGGTCCATGAGGTGCTTTTTCTTGTTTAATTCATGGTGAGACAGCTTTTATGTAAAACAAGCCAACATCAATAAGAAGCTATAATTTAggtttttttgaatggagtctggtgctgtTCTCTGTATTTACCAGCTGCAGTGAGGCCAGCAGGTATTTGCAGGCCTCGAAGTTATCCAGACCGGCCACGATGGAGGAGAAAGACCTGCGCTGACCAACGGCGCTCAGCGCTCCGACGATCCTGTCGCCGTAATCGTGGATGTCGAACACGGCACGCTGCtcctggaaacaggaagtgacacgaACACAAGCGTCAGCACGTGAACAGGAAGCTCAGGACTGATGATGGTCCAGTGTtttacctgcagcagcagctcaggtcTGATCTGGTCCTCCCAGTCCCTGACCCTCTGAGACAGGGCCGTCTCCTGAGTGTAGCCTCGGCTGTTCACCACCAGCTgatcctgaacacacacacacacacactttcaattAGCTGTTATATCGTGCTCTTCAAAACaaaccagactacattcacaacaaacagggattttaagatcacagaacacaggaggtaATGATCTACTTCTGCCccgttagttagttagtttgtgttactgtgtgactttagtgtgtTACGATGTTGGTAGAGATccaaaccaaccctttaaaCCACCAAACCACCACAGAAattagagcagcagctcctgtgtcctgttctctaaaatccctgttttagtgaatgtagtctggtgtgtgtgctgtttgtggttaaaccaaaaggatcttccaggtctctctctgtagggatcctttccatgatgctgtcatttattcactgacacacaaatgGACGTACTGATCACTTACCACACGCAGCTTCACCAGATCTTCATAACTCAGCTCGTCTCTCTGAGcgtctgcacacacaaaacattttcatttccccTCAAGAGGCTTAAGTTCAGAAATAGAGTCGTCACAGCCATTGTTTTAATGTCTCTAATGTCTCGCGGCATCTTTTTTGGCAGAGTTGGGCTTCCGTACAGACTCATGTCTTCGTACGgcgttgacctttgacctcacgGCGTCTCTGTCAGACttatttcctgtcttttctcgTTATATTTTTAGGAAGTGTGGTTGCTGTGACGTTCTCGTTGACCAACACGTGTGCGTCTCCTCGTCCCTGACCTCAGACGAGTGATGTAATAACCGCTGCTGGACGGCAGGTGTGTTCTTACCTGGCGATATGAAGTCTGGTCCTCCGAGCAGCTCAGCCGGGACGTCGACAGGAAACGCTTCGTGTTCGTTGTCCGAGTTGTCGTCGTCTCCGCCTGTAAAAGATCGTTTCAGACTTTTAGGAATTTATGTTGAAAGCATCGGCAGCTCCAGAGACGCCTCCtgctcccccacctcccccacagCCACTCCTTTCAGCTCATGATGTCTCCAGAGACGCCTCCtgctcccccacctcccccacagCCACTCCTTTCAGCTCATGATGTCTCCAGAGACGCCTCCtgctcccccacctcccccacagCCACTCCTTTCAGCTCATGATGTCTCCAGAGACGCCTCCtgctcccccacctcccccacagCCACTCCTTTCAGCTCATGATGTCTCCAGAGACGCCTCCtgctcccccacctcccccacagCCACTCCTTTCAGCTCATGATGTCTCCAGAGCGAAAGCAAAACCCTGTTTCCCTTTAAGCGGGGAACGCAAGAGTCTGTAAGAGGTAAAGAAAGGAGCTGAAACTAAAAGGAGCTGAAGTGAGAGTGCTGAAAGCTGAAGTGTCATTTACATTGTCAGCAGTGAAAGTAGTTGAAGTGTTTCCTCTCTAACCAGCAGCTAAACGCCGGTGAAGTGAAGCGCTAACGGTTAAGTAGTGAAAGAAGTTGAAGTGTCATGAAATGAAGCGTTGAAAGCAGTTCAGCGGCCACGCTGTCAGTAAACTGAAGCCAGAGGTCGTGTGAAGCGTCAGCAGTGAACGGAGCTGAAGTGGCTCCAGTGGAGGTGAGAGGGGCGTGTGCAGGTGTTTCACCCAACAGGTCGGCGCCTCTGAATCCGTCCACAGgctcctccccctgctgctgtGGCCCCGCCTCCTCCGGCTGCAGGAGGGTCCTCCTGAGCTCCTCCTCCGAGACGACCACGCCCTGAGTGACATCACAGTACGCATCATCAACCACGCCCTGAGTGACATCACAGTACGCATCATGGAGAGGTGAAGTCATGCAGGAACTTATTCCAGAAGAAATGGAATAAGGTCCTATGGAGAACGCCAGAGGGGGCGGGACTTCACCTCTATACTGACCCCACCCTGAGTGACAtcacaacacatcacacacacacacacacacacacacctaccgCCTTCCTGTTGATCCTCTTCCGGGTCTTCAGTCGGTCTTTCATCGTGCTCAAATAAACGTAGTTCAGATCTGAAATTAAAGTCGGATTTCAGCGGAATGGTTTCAGACTAAAGTTCTCAGATGCTGGAGCTAGCGGTGTTAGCCTGCAGGGTGGTGGAGCTAGCGGTGTTAGCCTGCAGGGTGGTGGAGCTAGCGGTGTTAGCCTGCAGGGTGGTGGAGCTAGCGGTGTTAGCCTGCAGGGTGGCGGCGCTAGCACTGCTAGCCTCACTCAGCTAAGTTCCTTATTTCAGTCCACTGGTCTAAATTTAATCACCGttggttttctgtttattttcaggttAGCTTGCTGAACTTAGCTTTAGCATGCTGCTAACGTGGCCCCCCCTTTGGAGAGTTTGTGGGCGGGGCCAGTTCAGgcctgtgggagctgaccaatcagagcagactggggtcttaaagagacaggagctaaaaagAAGCTGAACAGAGCAGGATGTAACGTACCGGCATGTAAACTAACACGTCTCCTTTCTGACTGATAACCAGACGAGGACCTCACTAAATgctgaactgttcctttaagagACAGCAGGTGATCGGACAGGTTACCTGTAAACTTGGGTCCATTTTTTAACTTGTGCTCCGGAGGATCgactgcaacaaaaacaaacggTTTCAGTTCATTGACAGTAAAAACCAGCGTGGTGTCACAGTCAGCTGATCAGACGGAGCCTTTAAACTGTTCCAGGATCTGAAGTGGGAACATTTGAGCTTTTCCTGAGTTTGGATCatataaagtgaatatttttgggtttctGATGATCTGAGGGACAAACTGAGCCGATGATGAGCTCTCTGTGAGAGGTCGTCTAGTGGAACAGTGATTCACACTAATGTAAAAGCTTCTCACAGGTTCCTCTGAACCAGCTCCTGAAGTCCTGGAGCGAAGCGCCGTGTTTCCGTTTCCTCTTCCCGCCGTCGTCCAGGCCGTCGGGGACCTTGTAGCATTTTCCTACGAAGGAAACACGACACGGTGAGCGAAGGCAGCGACTCCACGTCTGATGAACACCTGAGCGACGGCGGCTCACCCGCTCTGAAGGGTTTATCCCCCCCGAGGACGGCGTACGGGTCGTGGAGCGTCCAGACATTCACCTGAAACAACCAGAGAGCCGGTTCATCATCCTCAGGTGAGACAAACCTCATCACGTAACATTTCACTGGATATTTCTGAACGTACGGCCGGCGGCGCCTCGTCCGTCCTCCTCAGTTTGTCGTCTTCGACCTGCCGACGCTCTCGGATCATCCTGCCCTCACTCAGAGCCTGACACACACGTCGGAGACAAACACTCagatttaaagggtc
This window encodes:
- the sco2 gene encoding protein SCO2 homolog, mitochondrial: MLGLRCIVGRLLTGGRLLRSLPLVHRSSVSSSSPTSDARRLGPVPRPRRGLPQRTPRRFLSGGPDPPGSAAPAKLKLRTRLAATLLVGGGLLGAWWWVHSEKQEQLRRRRVEQLRQVAVGRGTFSLLDHRGRRRTKEDFLGRWVLLYFGFTHCPDICPDELDKLSAVVAALDQDASLPQIQPVFITVDPERDDVPALARYVEDFHPRLIGLTGTPEEVKHAGRDYRVYANAGPKDEDGDYIVDHTILIYLISPDGLFLDYYNRMKNQDQIAESIRNHVKTYVRL
- the ncaph2 gene encoding condensin-2 complex subunit H2 isoform X1, whose amino-acid sequence is MESTESRFAHLLQPIRELTKNWDIDVASELNDYLEELDEMCITFDGGKTRLNFAEAALLIQGSACIYSKKVELLHSLVYQTLEYINDRNKRRNKQAAAEQGDADGAASGCDADGDDGELFTPLDLDVSEHSQTADSTTSVSVAPLPPESLIPPEAHEKQKFPLISLKGEVVCSQKDFRINVFVPGDEDMIVLTFGSTCRLDEFPSDCLHQPPPTGPSAAPPTGPSAAPPTGPSAAPPTGPSAAPPTDAPAEAEDNGGDAADEFLPIDDNMEVEQEVEQDPEEHVERQQALSEGRMIRERRQVEDDKLRRTDEAPPAVNVWTLHDPYAVLGGDKPFRAGKCYKVPDGLDDGGKRKRKHGASLQDFRSWFRGTFDPPEHKLKNGPKFTDLNYVYLSTMKDRLKTRKRINRKAGVVVSEEELRRTLLQPEEAGPQQQGEEPVDGFRGADLLGGDDDNSDNEHEAFPVDVPAELLGGPDFISPDAQRDELSYEDLVKLRVDQLVVNSRGYTQETALSQRVRDWEDQIRPELLLQEQRAVFDIHDYGDRIVGALSAVGQRRSFSSIVAGLDNFEACKYLLASLQLANDYTVDIDSADGLEDSVDSMGLTLLSTHRATDRFKTLPASTETT
- the ncaph2 gene encoding condensin-2 complex subunit H2 isoform X2, which translates into the protein MESTESRFAHLLQPIRELTKNWDIDVASELNDYLEELDEMCITFDGGKTRLNFAEAALLIQGSACIYSKKVELLHSLVYQTLEYINDRNKRRNKQAAAEQGDADGAASGCDADGDDGELFTPLDLDVSEHSQTADSTTSVSVAPLPPESLIPPEAHEKQKFPLISLKGEVVCSQKDFRINVFVPGDEDMIVLTFGSTCRLDEFPSDCLHQPPPTGPSAAPPTDAPAEAEDNGGDAADEFLPIDDNMEVEQEVEQDPEEHVERQQALSEGRMIRERRQVEDDKLRRTDEAPPAVNVWTLHDPYAVLGGDKPFRAGKCYKVPDGLDDGGKRKRKHGASLQDFRSWFRGTFDPPEHKLKNGPKFTDLNYVYLSTMKDRLKTRKRINRKAGVVVSEEELRRTLLQPEEAGPQQQGEEPVDGFRGADLLGGDDDNSDNEHEAFPVDVPAELLGGPDFISPDAQRDELSYEDLVKLRVDQLVVNSRGYTQETALSQRVRDWEDQIRPELLLQEQRAVFDIHDYGDRIVGALSAVGQRRSFSSIVAGLDNFEACKYLLASLQLANDYTVDIDSADGLEDSVDSMGLTLLSTHRATDRFKTLPASTETT